CATTGCTACGCCGCAGAGGGCGTTGGAGCATATAGAAGCACGCCGTATCGATATCAAAGGGATACGCCATCTCGTGGTAGATGAAGCCGACATGATGTTCGATTTGGGTTTCGTAGGCTATCTTGAAAAGATCTTTGAAAGTATGACGGAGAGATCGCAAAAGATCATTGTTTCTGCAACGATCACCCCTCGGGTGGTCAAACTTGCCAAAGCGTACATCAAGCCGCTTAAGCGCATCGAGCTTGACCCTCCCGGGAAGATCGCCGATACGATCACACAGGTGCTTTACCCTGTACTGCGAAGCAAAAAGGAGGCACTGCTTGCCTGGCTCATCTCATCGGGTCAGTATGAAAAAGTACTGCTTTTTGTCAGAAAGAAGGAGTTGGCGGACGGTGTAGCGGAGAGCCTGCGGGGTTGGAACTACAAAGTAGGCATACTGCACGGGGAACGTACCCATCAGGAGCGTAAAAAATCATTGCATGCTTTCAGGGAAGGGCGTTACCAGATACTGGTTGCAACGGATATTGCGGCAAGAGGACTGGATATTACTGACCTTGATGTCGTCATCAACTATGATATTCCCCATGTCAAACACGACTTTATACACCGTGTCGGGCGTACCGGCAGAGCAGGGAAAGAGGGGGTCGCCATTACTTTGGTCAGTCC
The window above is part of the Sulfurovum riftiae genome. Proteins encoded here:
- a CDS encoding DEAD/DEAH box helicase, with amino-acid sequence MSFSSLKLSTPLIGIIEKEGYTNPTPIQRKLIPVLLDGHSAIASAQTGSGKTLAYLLPLLQLITPEDTAKHSYPKIFILSPTKELAQQIYEVSKPFVSALGMHAVLLQGGGRRTDEIQRLKRGVDMIIATPQRALEHIEARRIDIKGIRHLVVDEADMMFDLGFVGYLEKIFESMTERSQKIIVSATITPRVVKLAKAYIKPLKRIELDPPGKIADTITQVLYPVLRSKKEALLAWLISSGQYEKVLLFVRKKELADGVAESLRGWNYKVGILHGERTHQERKKSLHAFREGRYQILVATDIAARGLDITDLDVVINYDIPHVKHDFIHRVGRTGRAGKEGVAITLVSPDEIEQLNDLHKVLGSRIKEVILPEYAPKEVKARGFLLHAPQRKRKSSPAKKQSVSSGMSAKGKKRKTTKRDGFKAFDAAKKTKETQSKKRGRGRK